The following coding sequences lie in one Haladaptatus sp. DJG-WS-42 genomic window:
- the glmU gene encoding bifunctional sugar-1-phosphate nucleotidylyltransferase/acetyltransferase, whose amino-acid sequence MGVRTAVVLAAGEGTRLHPLTRNRPKPMLPAANRPVMAYVFDALIDAGIEQIHVVVGYKRDRVQEYFGHSYRNVPLSYHVQEKQLGSGHALLQAQEAVTESMIVVNGDRALEPGIVKDVMDAYEQYGTPALAVLERDHPNRYGTVVLDGGRIQQLVEKPDVAISRLINAGVYAFDASIFDAIDQTPREDGELALTTTISRLIDEGTVVRGVRTEGMWVDATYPWDILHMNRELLARGRVEEPSEDGEVWVADSALVHEDATLLGPVVIGPDCVVGPGSVIGPNVALGRNVTIGANATVEQSVIDADTRVGPGSVLIDCVTGQDVHLGASTIVPGGPADVRINAHVYQDQELGAVFADRVRAEGAISVAPGTLVGSGAHLHTGVQISGYIVEGAEVMR is encoded by the coding sequence ATGGGTGTTAGAACAGCCGTCGTGCTGGCGGCAGGGGAGGGGACTCGCTTACATCCGTTGACGCGCAACCGCCCGAAGCCGATGCTTCCGGCGGCGAACCGTCCGGTAATGGCCTACGTCTTTGATGCGCTCATCGACGCAGGCATAGAACAGATTCACGTGGTCGTCGGGTACAAACGCGACCGCGTCCAGGAGTACTTCGGCCACTCCTACCGGAACGTACCACTTTCATATCACGTCCAAGAGAAACAACTCGGCAGCGGCCACGCGCTGTTGCAAGCACAAGAGGCCGTTACGGAGTCGATGATCGTCGTAAACGGCGACCGCGCGCTCGAACCCGGCATCGTCAAAGACGTGATGGATGCCTACGAGCAGTACGGCACGCCCGCGCTCGCCGTCCTCGAACGCGACCACCCGAACCGCTACGGGACGGTCGTCTTAGACGGCGGTCGCATCCAACAGCTCGTCGAGAAGCCCGATGTGGCTATCTCACGGCTCATCAACGCCGGGGTGTACGCCTTCGACGCGTCGATTTTCGACGCCATCGACCAGACACCTCGGGAAGACGGCGAACTCGCACTTACCACGACCATCTCGCGCCTCATCGACGAGGGCACCGTGGTTCGTGGCGTACGCACTGAGGGTATGTGGGTGGACGCAACCTACCCGTGGGACATCCTTCACATGAACCGCGAGCTGCTCGCGCGTGGGCGCGTTGAGGAGCCAAGCGAAGACGGTGAGGTGTGGGTCGCAGACAGCGCGCTCGTCCACGAGGATGCGACGCTGCTCGGCCCCGTCGTCATCGGTCCTGATTGCGTCGTCGGCCCCGGGTCGGTCATCGGCCCGAACGTCGCACTCGGGCGCAACGTCACGATTGGTGCGAACGCGACCGTCGAACAGTCGGTCATCGACGCAGACACCCGGGTTGGGCCCGGGAGCGTCCTCATCGACTGCGTGACGGGCCAAGACGTCCACCTCGGCGCGAGCACCATCGTGCCCGGTGGCCCGGCGGACGTGCGCATCAACGCCCACGTGTATCAAGACCAGGAACTCGGCGCGGTGTTTGCAGACCGCGTCCGCGCAGAGGGGGCTATCAGCGTCGCACCGGGCACGCTTGTGGGTTCGGGAGCCCACCTCCACACGGGGGTCCAGATTTCGGGCTACATCGTGGAAGGGGCAGAGGTGATGAGATAA